The sequence below is a genomic window from Gossypium hirsutum isolate 1008001.06 chromosome A11, Gossypium_hirsutum_v2.1, whole genome shotgun sequence.
ttcttctttgtgattggtattattattattctcGGGTATTAGAGATATGGAGGTCTGCTTTTTTATTAATGGCAGAGATGGGCTCTCTAGCTGAGGAAGCTGTACGAACTGATCGGAGTGGACAAAGTTTAAGTTTTCAGCCTCGGTCTCTTGCTTACACAAGTAACTCGGAGGTAAAAAATTCTGGGGTTGCCTAGACAAGTAGTCTAGTGGATCAACCACTGAGCTAATGCCACTTGGTTCGTCGTAGCTTGAATCCCACACTTCAATGTTCTTGGTTTGACCAGTTATTTTCTTCTTAAATGCTCGACAAACAACCCAGCCTTCTTCCTGCAAAAGTTTTGGAAAAAATACTATGTTAACCAAAGTCTAGAAGATGATGGGATATGAAAGCTATAGAGGAGGAACTGGAATTTTGCTTTTCACACTCACACACTCAAAAAGAACCCATGGCAGAAAAGGAATTGGGAGaaagtatatttatatttttgatatcaaAAGTTATATTAATCACTTTTTTGATGGTTATGGTGGAAACCGGAAACCGTGTTTCTAGAAATTAATCATGTTATGTTGACATTTCGGTAAATGGTCTTCAAAGCAGAAAAAAGAAAGTGATTCCATTTCTCAAATAACTGGTATAATAATTCAACTGAAAGTATATAGACGAAGAATGCATGATTCATGTGAAGAATTTACGATCCTAAGAAAATCCATGGCTGATAGTAATGGATGCCTAACCCTTTCTTTGTTCATAAATACttgaaaaaataaagttttaaataatACTAGGTCAAGTGTGCCTGTTCAAAGCTACTCAGAATGTCGGACGACCATGaagactatatatatatatatacttgcttTTCACTTTATTGACAACTCCGTTGACAAAGAGAGGGATAGAAAGTGAAGATCAACTAAAGATTAATGAaggaataatataatataatataatataatatattatgtgCTTGCCTGTGGAGGTCCATTCTCGTCGGATTCAAGCCTGTATTCATGCATGATCCAGTCGGTTTTCTGTCCATTAGGAGCTCTTCCTTTGTAGAAAACAAGGGTCTTCCTCATTCCGATCAGCTTGGATTTATCGTACACCGCCTTGTCTCGCCCCGTTGCTTTCCAGAAACCAGCCATGGTTGCTCTGTTAGTCCTTGTCCCCGTTGGATATTTCTTATCCTTGTGACTGAAGAAATACCACTCGCTTTGCTCCTCGTATCCGATCCGGCACCTCTCTGCATCAACATCATCGCAACCATTATTTAGATCTGATAAATACGTACATAAAAGACAAGCTCTGAAACAACATCGATGTCTAGGGTTATTAAGTTTTCATGCAAGTATGAAACCCCAGACAGCTGAATCAAGcaaattatgttttgtttaacCTCTAAAAAGTGATCAAAGATTGAAAccggaaaaaaaaaaccttgaagaTCCCATGGTTCGATCCTATAGAGATCAATGTCTCTGATGACATCGAGATCAATCTTCTGCGATGCGACCTTCTTCCTCAGATAATACCCAACAAGCTCTTCGTCCGTCGGGTGGAACCGGAATCCAGGTGGGACACATGACTCCATTGACTCCATCATAACTGTTGTTGCTTCTG
It includes:
- the LOC107913012 gene encoding NAC domain-containing protein 37 isoform X2, which translates into the protein MMESMESCVPPGFRFHPTDEELVGYYLRKKVASQKIDLDVIRDIDLYRIEPWDLQERCRIGYEEQSEWYFFSHKDKKYPTGTRTNRATMAGFWKATGRDKAVYDKSKLIGMRKTLVFYKGRAPNGQKTDWIMHEYRLESDENGPPQEEGWVVCRAFKKKITGQTKNIEVWDSSYDEPSGISSVVDPLDYLSRQPQNFLPPSYLCKQETEAENLNFVHSDQFVQLPQLESPSLPLIKKQTSISLIPENNNNTNHKEEEDHLLKIMCNNNNNEKVTDWRTLDKFVASQLSHEDRYHGEVAVSCFDAADNNINNSDMALLLLQSSGREEANKLNEFLNSSSDCDIGICIFDK
- the LOC107913012 gene encoding NAC domain-containing protein 37 isoform X1, with translation MEVVSCKSHQNLNEFWELSGFFFCENWRQSKVANPLFILEATTVMMESMESCVPPGFRFHPTDEELVGYYLRKKVASQKIDLDVIRDIDLYRIEPWDLQERCRIGYEEQSEWYFFSHKDKKYPTGTRTNRATMAGFWKATGRDKAVYDKSKLIGMRKTLVFYKGRAPNGQKTDWIMHEYRLESDENGPPQEEGWVVCRAFKKKITGQTKNIEVWDSSYDEPSGISSVVDPLDYLSRQPQNFLPPSYLCKQETEAENLNFVHSDQFVQLPQLESPSLPLIKKQTSISLIPENNNNTNHKEEEDHLLKIMCNNNNNEKVTDWRTLDKFVASQLSHEDRYHGEVAVSCFDAADNNINNSDMALLLLQSSGREEANKLNEFLNSSSDCDIGICIFDK